The Staphylococcus carnosus genome has a segment encoding these proteins:
- a CDS encoding APC family permease, giving the protein MIFYHLKHMLIGKPKRNRELSHEKISKVKALAILSSDALSSVAYGPEQILITLTAVSAAATWFTLPITAGVLILLLALILSYRQIIYAYPEGGGAYVVTKYNLGEKMSLLAGGSLLVDYILTVAVSISSGADAFIAAFPNLYQHKVLIACLLVVVILILNLRGLTDSATVLSYPVYLFIFGMIVLILYGTFKVATGQAQPDMHATVGTAVPGVTLFLLLRAFSSGASSLTGIEAISNAVTSFHNPAPKNAVKTLIAMGSILAFLLVGIVGLSYWYGIVPHMETTVLSQLATHVFGQNVAFYFIQATTVLILVLAANTGFTAFPMLAANMAQDKYMPHMFTVRGDRLGYSNSMIILGSIAIVLIIAFKGATENLIPLYATGVFIPFTLAQYGMVVKWIRERPKGWLLKLSANALGGTITFIVFMIFLITKFSHVWPILIFLPFVVLVLLKIRSHYRDIAEQLRTEAQFKELTNVDKNLALIPVSSVSSIVDKSVEYAELTADRTIAVHVSFDATKDKAMQEKWKAHYPDIRLVILHSEYRSVARPLARFIDRIRSKAENEKFVITVIVPQFITNKPWQNLLHNQTGILLRWTLFYQKNCILAMIPMKLKK; this is encoded by the coding sequence ATGATATTTTATCATTTAAAACATATGTTAATTGGTAAACCGAAAAGAAACCGAGAACTATCGCATGAAAAAATAAGTAAAGTCAAAGCGTTAGCGATATTATCTTCTGATGCATTATCATCAGTTGCATATGGCCCTGAACAAATATTGATTACCTTAACAGCTGTGAGTGCAGCAGCAACTTGGTTTACTTTACCGATTACAGCTGGTGTATTAATTTTGCTGTTAGCATTAATTTTGTCATACCGACAAATTATATATGCTTATCCAGAAGGTGGAGGAGCTTATGTTGTTACTAAATATAACTTAGGCGAGAAAATGTCCTTGCTCGCTGGCGGTTCATTGCTGGTAGATTATATATTAACAGTTGCAGTAAGTATTTCATCTGGAGCTGATGCATTTATTGCCGCTTTCCCTAACTTATATCAACATAAAGTATTGATTGCTTGTTTATTAGTCGTGGTTATACTGATTTTAAATTTACGTGGGTTAACTGATTCAGCAACTGTATTGTCATATCCCGTCTATCTATTCATTTTTGGTATGATCGTATTGATTTTATATGGCACTTTTAAAGTTGCAACAGGACAAGCACAACCGGATATGCATGCAACAGTAGGTACAGCAGTTCCGGGTGTAACATTATTTTTGTTATTACGTGCATTTTCTTCCGGTGCTTCTTCATTAACAGGTATTGAAGCTATTTCAAATGCTGTAACAAGTTTTCATAATCCTGCGCCGAAAAACGCTGTAAAAACATTGATTGCAATGGGAAGTATTTTAGCATTTTTACTTGTTGGCATTGTGGGATTATCTTATTGGTACGGTATTGTACCACATATGGAAACAACAGTATTATCACAATTAGCGACTCATGTTTTTGGTCAAAATGTTGCCTTTTATTTTATACAAGCTACCACAGTATTGATTTTAGTATTGGCAGCTAATACTGGATTTACCGCTTTCCCAATGTTAGCAGCTAATATGGCTCAAGATAAATACATGCCGCATATGTTTACAGTTCGTGGAGATCGTTTAGGTTATTCGAATTCCATGATAATTCTAGGCAGTATTGCAATCGTTTTAATTATTGCTTTTAAAGGCGCCACTGAAAACTTGATTCCTTTATATGCCACTGGGGTATTTATACCGTTTACGCTTGCGCAATATGGAATGGTTGTAAAATGGATAAGAGAACGTCCTAAAGGCTGGCTGTTGAAATTATCAGCAAATGCACTAGGAGGCACGATTACTTTCATTGTCTTTATGATTTTTTTGATTACAAAATTTTCACATGTATGGCCAATTTTAATTTTCTTGCCATTTGTAGTCTTAGTGCTATTGAAAATCCGTTCGCATTATCGAGATATCGCCGAACAATTACGTACTGAAGCACAATTTAAAGAATTAACAAACGTTGATAAAAACTTAGCGTTAATACCGGTCAGCAGTGTATCATCTATTGTTGATAAATCAGTTGAATATGCTGAGTTGACTGCTGATCGTACGATTGCGGTACATGTATCATTTGATGCGACAAAAGATAAAGCTATGCAAGAAAAATGGAAAGCACATTATCCTGATATCCGTCTGGTTATTTTACATTCAGAATATCGGAGTGTAGCAAGACCATTAGCACGCTTTATAGATAGAATACGCAGTAAAGCAGAGAATGAAAAGTTTGTTATTACGGTAATTGTACCGCAATTTATTACTAACAAACCTTGGCAGAATCTATTGCATAATCAAACTGGTATTTTATTAAGATGGACTTTGTTCTATCAAAAAAATTGTATCTTAGCTATGATTCCTATGAAGTTGAAAAAGTAA
- a CDS encoding serine hydrolase domain-containing protein, giving the protein MKQYHFKNVYYKTLLVITSIAFLVVLLLLTIQFTQESSKHASQQTLNHFAAQKIQKTMQQQHIPGMSVLMIQHQKLILNKGFGFQNQAKQQHATEHTQYEIASDTKAFTGLAILQLSDKKKIDLNAPVSDYLPWLHLKYHDKQAKVTVEQLIAQTSGIDDDMSSDKEDELPKSKDNLKSHVKSINNEELNDQPGQQFNYANMNYDILGLLVEQVSHQSYENYIRQHILTPLHMNQTYFKTENITKNRKKHLAQGYVEEKNGHVEADNPDYFKGDTPAAYMISSTTDMIPWVNMQLNPKGTDKSLITQSHQKRSETPKDANASDYATGWFLNPDQHQVLHPGTLPNYSSFVLLNSKEKNAVVILANLNTDATPNLARTLNHQLEFFDQYHKLNYDVQQYALIIALLIWIAIIICAAGLINIGYVIYHFKQQRISKRFNSKLINIMIFTLTLGLIILISAIFYKAPSWIIQSINWEIALMSFSPPIIMLILLIFIAILLFIIRLSLSLLWKDTKSKKQILNKRYV; this is encoded by the coding sequence ATGAAACAATATCATTTTAAGAATGTTTATTATAAAACCTTATTAGTGATTACCTCTATTGCCTTCCTTGTTGTTTTGTTATTACTAACAATTCAATTCACCCAAGAATCTTCTAAACATGCAAGTCAACAAACCTTAAATCACTTTGCAGCACAAAAAATACAAAAAACTATGCAACAACAACATATTCCTGGTATGAGTGTGCTGATGATACAACATCAAAAACTAATTTTAAACAAAGGTTTCGGTTTTCAAAATCAAGCTAAACAGCAGCACGCAACCGAGCACACCCAATACGAAATTGCATCTGATACTAAAGCTTTTACCGGACTTGCCATACTTCAGTTATCAGATAAAAAGAAAATTGACTTGAATGCACCTGTATCAGATTATCTGCCATGGCTGCATCTTAAATATCATGACAAACAAGCAAAAGTCACAGTGGAACAATTGATTGCACAAACAAGCGGTATAGACGACGATATGTCATCCGACAAAGAAGATGAACTTCCTAAAAGCAAAGATAATTTGAAATCACATGTCAAAAGCATTAACAATGAAGAATTAAATGATCAACCCGGACAACAGTTCAACTACGCAAACATGAATTATGATATTTTAGGTTTACTCGTTGAACAAGTCTCTCATCAAAGCTATGAAAATTATATACGGCAACATATTTTAACACCGCTTCACATGAATCAAACTTATTTCAAGACTGAAAATATAACAAAGAATCGAAAAAAACACCTTGCTCAAGGATACGTTGAAGAGAAAAACGGACATGTAGAAGCTGATAACCCGGATTATTTTAAAGGCGACACGCCTGCCGCTTACATGATCAGCAGTACCACTGATATGATTCCGTGGGTTAATATGCAGTTAAATCCAAAAGGAACAGACAAATCACTCATCACGCAATCGCATCAAAAAAGATCAGAAACACCAAAAGATGCGAATGCTTCAGATTATGCAACAGGATGGTTTTTAAATCCAGATCAGCATCAAGTATTACATCCAGGTACATTACCCAATTATTCATCTTTTGTGCTTTTAAACTCTAAAGAAAAAAACGCAGTCGTGATTCTTGCAAACCTAAACACAGACGCTACGCCAAATTTAGCACGCACCTTGAATCATCAACTTGAATTTTTCGACCAATATCATAAACTTAATTATGATGTGCAGCAATATGCTTTAATCATTGCTTTATTAATTTGGATAGCTATTATCATATGTGCAGCAGGATTAATCAATATTGGATATGTTATATATCATTTTAAACAACAGCGTATTTCAAAACGTTTTAATTCCAAACTTATAAATATCATGATATTCACACTAACACTTGGTCTTATAATTTTAATAAGTGCGATCTTCTATAAAGCACCAAGTTGGATAATACAATCAATCAATTGGGAAATTGCACTCATGAGTTTTTCTCCACCAATAATTATGCTTATTTTACTGATTTTTATAGCAATATTACTTTTCATAATCCGATTAAGTTTATCACTGTTATGGAAAGATACAAAAAGCAAAAAACAGATTCTGAACAAACGATATGTATAA
- a CDS encoding MFS transporter, with the protein MTATRAFRGDNKLLLGIILGVITFWLFAQSVLNVVPTLQESFHTNAGIINTAVSLTALFSGLFVVGAGSIADKVGRVKITYIGLVLSVVGSLLIIITDIPAFLIIGRIIQGFSAACIMPATLAIVNEYYIGKDRQRALSYWSIGSWGGSGICSYFGGLMSTFVGWRWIFIISIIVALLAMYLMRHTPETKADSDSDVQRGKLDVVGLIVLAVMMLSLNVIITQSSNYGFLSPLIISLIVVFIISVVFFAIYEQRLKNPLIDFNLFKHKAYSGAVLSNFALNAVAGTLIVANTYFQQGLGFTSNQSGMMSITYLITVLVMIRIGEKVMQKLGAKRPMMFGALLNAVGMLLIALTFLPTVIYVISSVLGYLLFGLGLGMYATPSTDTAVSSAPDNKVGAASGIYKMASSLGNAFGIAISGTIYAVVSHHVNLAAGAMAGIGFNILLGIFAFLVVLILVPKSTGETY; encoded by the coding sequence ATGACAGCAACAAGAGCTTTTAGAGGAGACAACAAATTGTTGTTAGGCATTATTCTAGGTGTCATTACATTCTGGCTGTTTGCACAATCAGTTTTGAATGTTGTACCGACACTGCAAGAATCCTTTCATACAAATGCAGGAATCATTAATACCGCGGTTAGTTTAACTGCACTTTTCTCCGGTTTATTTGTTGTGGGTGCCGGAAGTATTGCAGATAAAGTAGGACGTGTAAAAATTACATATATCGGTTTAGTCCTCAGTGTTGTGGGATCACTGTTGATTATTATTACCGATATACCTGCTTTTTTAATTATTGGCCGTATTATTCAAGGCTTTTCTGCAGCATGTATTATGCCTGCTACACTCGCTATTGTAAATGAATATTACATTGGCAAGGATAGACAGCGTGCATTAAGTTATTGGTCTATCGGTTCATGGGGCGGATCAGGAATCTGTTCATATTTCGGTGGATTGATGTCTACATTTGTAGGATGGCGCTGGATATTCATCATCTCAATTATTGTCGCATTGCTTGCAATGTATTTAATGCGACATACTCCAGAAACAAAAGCAGACTCAGACAGTGATGTACAACGTGGAAAATTAGACGTTGTAGGCTTGATTGTCTTAGCTGTTATGATGTTAAGTTTAAATGTAATTATTACACAATCATCAAACTACGGTTTCTTATCACCATTAATTATAAGTTTAATTGTGGTATTTATTATTTCAGTCGTCTTCTTTGCAATATATGAACAACGACTTAAGAATCCATTGATTGATTTTAATTTATTCAAACATAAAGCGTATTCTGGAGCGGTATTATCCAACTTCGCATTAAATGCGGTAGCCGGAACATTAATTGTCGCAAATACTTATTTCCAACAAGGTCTAGGATTTACTTCTAACCAATCCGGTATGATGAGTATTACATATCTGATTACTGTACTTGTCATGATTAGAATTGGTGAAAAAGTAATGCAAAAATTAGGTGCAAAACGTCCGATGATGTTTGGTGCTTTATTAAATGCAGTTGGGATGCTGCTTATTGCACTTACTTTCTTACCGACAGTTATTTACGTAATCAGCAGTGTACTTGGATATTTATTATTCGGACTTGGTTTAGGTATGTATGCGACACCATCTACAGATACAGCAGTATCAAGTGCACCAGATAATAAAGTGGGTGCTGCATCAGGTATTTATAAGATGGCTTCATCATTAGGTAATGCTTTTGGTATCGCAATTTCTGGTACGATTTATGCTGTTGTTTCACATCATGTCAACTTAGCGGCAGGTGCAATGGCAGGTATTGGTTTCAACATACTTCTAGGTATCTTTGCATTCTTAGTTGTATTGATATTAGTTCCAAAATCTACTGGAGAAACTTATTAA
- a CDS encoding response regulator transcription factor LytR — protein MKTLIVDDEPLARNELNYLLTQNGNFEVIDEAETIGETLEKLLYETYDVIFLDINLMDESGLDLAEKIQKMKHPPYIIFATAHDTFAVKAFELDATDYILKPFEQDRINQAVTRVAAKLNYSSSSNQQTTEPQESSEKVGETVRQNQFKPSEHSIKQPSVLPIEVDERIYVLNQKEIIALSVNNGKTTLHTLNRDYETTEPLNNYAKRLDDTQFLRIHRSTIINQAHIQTIEHWFNYTYQVTLTGNLKVQVSRSYMKPFKAAIGLI, from the coding sequence ATGAAGACACTCATCGTTGACGACGAGCCTTTAGCACGTAATGAACTCAATTATTTACTCACACAAAACGGTAACTTTGAGGTAATTGATGAAGCTGAAACAATTGGAGAAACACTCGAAAAACTATTATACGAAACCTATGATGTTATCTTTCTCGATATCAACTTAATGGATGAAAGCGGATTGGATTTAGCAGAAAAAATACAAAAGATGAAACACCCGCCTTATATCATTTTTGCAACTGCTCATGATACTTTTGCTGTGAAAGCTTTTGAACTTGATGCAACGGATTACATTCTGAAACCCTTTGAACAAGATCGAATTAATCAAGCAGTAACGCGTGTTGCTGCTAAATTGAATTATTCTTCCTCCTCAAATCAACAAACAACTGAACCGCAAGAAAGTTCAGAAAAAGTTGGAGAAACTGTGAGGCAAAATCAATTCAAACCATCTGAGCATTCAATTAAACAACCTTCAGTTTTACCAATAGAAGTTGATGAACGCATTTATGTCTTAAATCAAAAAGAAATTATTGCTTTGTCTGTTAATAACGGCAAAACTACGTTGCATACGTTAAATCGAGACTATGAAACGACAGAGCCTTTGAATAACTATGCTAAGCGTTTAGATGACACACAGTTTTTGCGTATACATCGTTCTACAATAATCAACCAAGCACACATTCAAACCATTGAACATTGGTTTAATTACACATATCAAGTCACTTTGACGGGCAATTTAAAAGTACAAGTCAGCCGTTCATATATGAAACCATTTAAAGCTGCCATTGGATTGATATAG
- a CDS encoding sensor histidine kinase has protein sequence MLNLFILLLERVGLIIVLAYILMNFKYFKNLMQNRETWRAKWQLTIMFVIFALLSNVTGVVIRDSHILSGQLYTHLAPDTSLANTRVLTIGVSGLVGGPAVALVVGVISGIYRFYIGGANAFTYFISSILIALVSGYVGRYYLKARRYPPVLLGALIGASLEIIQMLCILLFAENSGHAWSLVSFIALPMILINSIGTAIFLSIIISTLKQEEQTRGVQTHDVLQIANETLPYFREGLNEASANKAAHIIKDLMQVSAVAITNRHDILAHVGAGSDHHVPQKEIITELSKEVILTGKLKEAHSRNEIGCNHPNCPLQAAIVIPLHIQDKVVGTLKLYFTDAHRLTFVEKQLATGLANIFSSQLELGQAEAQSKLLKDAEIKSLQAQVNPHFFFNAINTISAMVRIDSEKARKLLLQLSQFFRSNLQGARNNTITLDKELQQVEAYLSLEQARFPNRFNINFDIDSACRNALLPPFIIQVLVENAIRHAFKDRRTDNHIDVIVRDEDGQLYLEVKDNGIGIPKDKLPYIGKAIVHSDTGGTGSALENLNLRLSGLFGSNALLHIDSNSNGTAVSCRIPFRSDNKEVKKYEDTHR, from the coding sequence TTGCTTAATTTATTCATTTTACTTTTAGAACGTGTCGGTTTAATTATCGTACTTGCTTATATCCTAATGAACTTTAAATATTTTAAAAACTTAATGCAAAATCGTGAAACATGGCGGGCGAAATGGCAATTAACGATTATGTTTGTCATATTTGCATTGTTGTCCAATGTAACCGGTGTTGTTATTCGTGATTCACACATATTATCTGGTCAGCTTTATACACATCTGGCTCCTGATACTTCTTTAGCGAATACACGCGTACTTACAATTGGCGTATCAGGACTTGTCGGCGGTCCAGCAGTAGCACTGGTTGTCGGTGTTATCTCTGGCATATACCGCTTCTACATCGGTGGCGCAAATGCTTTCACTTATTTCATTTCATCCATATTGATTGCATTGGTCTCTGGATATGTCGGTCGTTATTATTTGAAAGCACGTCGATACCCGCCTGTATTGCTAGGTGCCCTTATTGGTGCATCTTTAGAAATCATACAAATGCTTTGTATCTTGTTGTTTGCAGAAAATAGTGGTCATGCTTGGTCACTTGTCAGCTTCATTGCATTGCCTATGATTTTAATCAACAGTATCGGTACTGCAATTTTCTTGTCTATTATTATTTCAACTTTAAAACAAGAAGAACAAACACGCGGTGTGCAAACACATGATGTCTTGCAAATTGCGAATGAAACATTGCCTTATTTTCGTGAAGGTCTCAATGAAGCCTCAGCAAACAAAGCAGCGCATATTATTAAAGACTTAATGCAAGTATCTGCTGTAGCGATTACAAATCGTCATGATATTTTAGCGCATGTCGGTGCAGGCAGCGACCATCATGTACCGCAAAAAGAAATTATTACAGAACTATCTAAAGAAGTGATTCTGACAGGAAAACTGAAAGAGGCACATTCTCGTAATGAAATTGGCTGCAACCATCCAAATTGTCCGCTGCAAGCAGCGATTGTCATACCGCTTCACATCCAAGACAAAGTCGTCGGCACATTGAAATTATACTTTACAGATGCTCATCGACTGACATTTGTAGAGAAACAACTTGCAACAGGGCTAGCTAATATTTTTTCCAGCCAATTAGAATTAGGACAAGCAGAAGCACAAAGCAAGTTATTAAAAGATGCTGAAATCAAATCATTGCAAGCACAAGTAAATCCGCACTTCTTTTTCAATGCAATCAATACTATCTCTGCTATGGTCCGTATTGACAGCGAAAAAGCACGTAAATTATTATTGCAGCTCAGTCAATTTTTCCGTTCTAATTTACAAGGTGCACGGAATAACACCATTACATTAGATAAAGAATTGCAACAAGTAGAAGCTTATTTATCATTAGAACAAGCTCGTTTTCCTAATCGTTTCAACATCAATTTCGACATTGACTCAGCATGTCGTAACGCACTCTTACCTCCTTTTATTATTCAAGTCTTGGTAGAAAACGCAATTCGACATGCATTTAAAGATCGCAGAACAGATAATCACATCGATGTCATTGTACGTGATGAAGATGGTCAACTTTATTTAGAAGTTAAAGATAATGGTATTGGCATTCCAAAAGATAAATTACCTTATATCGGTAAAGCGATTGTACATTCTGATACCGGAGGAACTGGAAGCGCACTTGAAAATTTAAACTTACGATTATCTGGTTTGTTTGGTTCAAATGCATTATTGCATATTGATTCTAATTCGAATGGTACTGCTGTAAGCTGCCGCATTCCATTTCGTTCAGACAACAAGGAGGTAAAAAAATATGAAGACACTCATCGTTGA